The Ooceraea biroi isolate clonal line C1 chromosome 1, Obir_v5.4, whole genome shotgun sequence genome has a window encoding:
- the LOC105280378 gene encoding checkpoint protein HUS1 isoform X2, whose product MKFKCRMVDAGAMRDFTSIVNNISRMAKYCVLRLTPDELCFNVGDERVPVLWAVLAQHYFFVEYIMSGVSEQENEIYLEFDASMFARSLNSLKVEAKSVKLKLTNKRQPCLTFDIDLSSLSVDTRQCTHDVPVRLIPRKEWPEHKMPDIPEFDLSLEIPHLKYLRHIVDRMKNMSSQVIVIANKCGALVLKIEVDHASVSSHFKGLQVWESRQEQNNDDIFATVGIKKLAMFFGWDILNPQNVRCNILQEKMVKLTLDIGDHVTLHYFIPAIAA is encoded by the exons atgaagTTCAAATGTAGAATGGTGGATGCGGGTGCCATGCGGGATTTTACGA GCATCGTCAATAATATATCCCGGATGGCGAAATATTGCGTTCTACGATTGACGCCGGACGAGTTGTGCTTCAACGTTGGGGACGAGCGTGTACCTGTGCTCTGGGCTGTGCTCGCTCAGCATTACTTCTTCGTAGAATACATCATGAGCGGAGTGTCCGAGCAGGAGAATGAAATCTATCTGGAATTTGATGCGTCGATGTTCGCCAGAAGCTTAAATAGCCTGAAGGTAGAGGCCAAGAGTGTCAAACTTAAATTGACCAACAAGCGGCAGCCCTGTTTGACATTTGACATCGACTTATCTTCCTTATCCGTTGACACGCGGCAATGCACACACGATGTGCCAGTAAGGCTCATACCGCGCAAAGAATGGCCGGAGCACAAGATGCCTGACATACCTGAATTCGAT CTGTCGTTGGAGATCCCGCACCTAAAGTACCTGCGCCACATCGtggacagaatgaaaaatatgagtTCTCAGGTAATAGTGATTGCCAACAAGTGCGGCGCGTTGGTGCTGAAGATCGAAGTGGATCACGCTTCCGTATCTAGTCACTTCAAGGGGCTGCAAGTTTGGGAGAGCAGACAAGAACAGAATAACGACGATATCTTCGCGACCGTCGGCATAAAGAAACTTGCGATGTTCTTCGGCTGGGATATTCTCAATCCGCAGAACGTTAGATGTAACATATTGCAAGAGAAAATGGTAAAATTAACGTTAGATATAGGGGATCACGTTACGCTGCATTATTTTATACCGGCCATCGCTGCTtga
- the LOC105280378 gene encoding checkpoint protein HUS1 isoform X1, which yields MLRILNTNVDVSQCFGYLNPSHVHCIVNNISRMAKYCVLRLTPDELCFNVGDERVPVLWAVLAQHYFFVEYIMSGVSEQENEIYLEFDASMFARSLNSLKVEAKSVKLKLTNKRQPCLTFDIDLSSLSVDTRQCTHDVPVRLIPRKEWPEHKMPDIPEFDLSLEIPHLKYLRHIVDRMKNMSSQVIVIANKCGALVLKIEVDHASVSSHFKGLQVWESRQEQNNDDIFATVGIKKLAMFFGWDILNPQNVRCNILQEKMVKLTLDIGDHVTLHYFIPAIAA from the exons ATGCTGAGGATTTTAAATACGAATGTTGACGTGTCGCAGTGTTTCGGTTATTTAAATCCGTCTCACGTGCACT GCATCGTCAATAATATATCCCGGATGGCGAAATATTGCGTTCTACGATTGACGCCGGACGAGTTGTGCTTCAACGTTGGGGACGAGCGTGTACCTGTGCTCTGGGCTGTGCTCGCTCAGCATTACTTCTTCGTAGAATACATCATGAGCGGAGTGTCCGAGCAGGAGAATGAAATCTATCTGGAATTTGATGCGTCGATGTTCGCCAGAAGCTTAAATAGCCTGAAGGTAGAGGCCAAGAGTGTCAAACTTAAATTGACCAACAAGCGGCAGCCCTGTTTGACATTTGACATCGACTTATCTTCCTTATCCGTTGACACGCGGCAATGCACACACGATGTGCCAGTAAGGCTCATACCGCGCAAAGAATGGCCGGAGCACAAGATGCCTGACATACCTGAATTCGAT CTGTCGTTGGAGATCCCGCACCTAAAGTACCTGCGCCACATCGtggacagaatgaaaaatatgagtTCTCAGGTAATAGTGATTGCCAACAAGTGCGGCGCGTTGGTGCTGAAGATCGAAGTGGATCACGCTTCCGTATCTAGTCACTTCAAGGGGCTGCAAGTTTGGGAGAGCAGACAAGAACAGAATAACGACGATATCTTCGCGACCGTCGGCATAAAGAAACTTGCGATGTTCTTCGGCTGGGATATTCTCAATCCGCAGAACGTTAGATGTAACATATTGCAAGAGAAAATGGTAAAATTAACGTTAGATATAGGGGATCACGTTACGCTGCATTATTTTATACCGGCCATCGCTGCTtga
- the LOC105280377 gene encoding nuclear pore glycoprotein p62 isoform X2 — protein sequence MTVATTTATAAPSTFNLVSSTAPAVATPGLSFDASKVGSTTAATAGFALATTTTGGFSFGAPKSMAGPTGLTFGTPNAMVTGTGFGLGSTVATTTSAPVASSFNLTSSTAPTAATAGLSFDASKAGATTTATTGFALAPTTTGGFSFGVGTPTTTSAGFPLSKTTSAAISTSLTHNTPSTHTALGTTTTVSSATGVQPGAINFCQLEESINKWTLELEEQEKVFVNQATQVNAWDKLLITNGEKIVTLNQEVERVKIEQQQLEHELDYVVGQQKELQECLVPLEKELASLSVSDSDREYTYRLSENLDTQLKRMSEDLKEIIEHLNEANRAQDSSDPIVQIGKILNAHMNSLQWLDQQTALLSQKIQQIDQMHQSFRQESEQNLHLAYN from the exons ATGACAG TTGCAACGACCACGGCCACGGCAGCTCCCTCAACTTTTAATCTTGTTAGTAGCACTGCTCCAGCAGTTGCGACACCAGGGCTCTCGTTCGATGCCTCCAAAGTAGGTTCTACTACAGCTGCGACTGCAGGATTCGCTCTTGCGACCACTACAACAGGTGGTTTTAGTTTTGGAGCACCCAAATCTATGGCAg GACCTACTGGCCTGACTTTCGGTACTCCAAATGCCATGGTCACTGGAACTGGGTTTGGTCTTGGCAGCACAGTTGCAACGACAACGTCTGCGCCAGTTGCTTCAAGCTTCAATCTCACCAGCAGTACAGCTCCGACAGCCGCAACGGCGGGACTCTCGTTCGATGCTTCGAAAGCAGGTGCTACCACGACCGCAACCACAGGGTTCGCCCTGGCACCAACTACGACGGGAGGATTTAGTTTTGGGGTTGGAACGCCGACAACTACTTCGGCAGGGTTTCCCTTGAGCAAAACAACTTCGGCCGCTATCTCAACGAGTTTAACACACAACACACCCTCTACTCATACTGCTTTAGGAACCACCACTAC TGTCAGTTCTGCGACTGGTGTTCAACCAGGAGCGATCAATTTCTGTCAGCTCGAGGAATCGATTAACAAGTGGACCTTGGAATTGGAGGAGCAAGAGAAAGTATTTGTGAATCAAGCAACACAAGTTAACGCATGGGATAAATTGTTGATCACAAACGGCGAGAAGATAGTGACGCTGAATCAAGAAGTCGAAAGAGTGAAAATTGAACAGCAACAATTAGAACATGAGCTGGATTATGTT GTTGGCCAACAGAAGGAGTTACAAGAGTGCTTGGTGCCGTTAGAGAAGGAGCTGGCGTCTCTTTCCGTCTCGGACTCCGATCGGGAGTACACTTATCGCTTGTCGGAGAATCTTGATACTCAATTGAAACGTATGTCCGAAGATTTGAAGGAGATAATAGAACACTTGAACGAGGCGAATCGCGCCCAAGACTCTAGCGATCCCATCGTCCAAATCGGGAAGATCTTGAACGCGCACATGAACAGTTTACAATGGTTGGATCAACAGACAGCCCTGCTGAGCCAGAAGATACAGCAGATCGATCagatgcatcaaagttttagaCAAGAAAGCGAACAAAACTTGCACCTAGCGTATAATTAA
- the LOC105280377 gene encoding nuclear pore glycoprotein p62 isoform X1: MATGTGFGLVNTVATTTATAAPSTFNLVSSTAPAVATPGLSFDASKVGSTTAATAGFALATTTTGGFSFGAPKSMAGPTGLTFGTPNAMVTGTGFGLGSTVATTTSAPVASSFNLTSSTAPTAATAGLSFDASKAGATTTATTGFALAPTTTGGFSFGVGTPTTTSAGFPLSKTTSAAISTSLTHNTPSTHTALGTTTTVSSATGVQPGAINFCQLEESINKWTLELEEQEKVFVNQATQVNAWDKLLITNGEKIVTLNQEVERVKIEQQQLEHELDYVVGQQKELQECLVPLEKELASLSVSDSDREYTYRLSENLDTQLKRMSEDLKEIIEHLNEANRAQDSSDPIVQIGKILNAHMNSLQWLDQQTALLSQKIQQIDQMHQSFRQESEQNLHLAYN, encoded by the exons ATGGCCACTGGAACTGGGTTTGGACTTGTCAATACAGTTGCAACGACCACGGCCACGGCAGCTCCCTCAACTTTTAATCTTGTTAGTAGCACTGCTCCAGCAGTTGCGACACCAGGGCTCTCGTTCGATGCCTCCAAAGTAGGTTCTACTACAGCTGCGACTGCAGGATTCGCTCTTGCGACCACTACAACAGGTGGTTTTAGTTTTGGAGCACCCAAATCTATGGCAg GACCTACTGGCCTGACTTTCGGTACTCCAAATGCCATGGTCACTGGAACTGGGTTTGGTCTTGGCAGCACAGTTGCAACGACAACGTCTGCGCCAGTTGCTTCAAGCTTCAATCTCACCAGCAGTACAGCTCCGACAGCCGCAACGGCGGGACTCTCGTTCGATGCTTCGAAAGCAGGTGCTACCACGACCGCAACCACAGGGTTCGCCCTGGCACCAACTACGACGGGAGGATTTAGTTTTGGGGTTGGAACGCCGACAACTACTTCGGCAGGGTTTCCCTTGAGCAAAACAACTTCGGCCGCTATCTCAACGAGTTTAACACACAACACACCCTCTACTCATACTGCTTTAGGAACCACCACTAC TGTCAGTTCTGCGACTGGTGTTCAACCAGGAGCGATCAATTTCTGTCAGCTCGAGGAATCGATTAACAAGTGGACCTTGGAATTGGAGGAGCAAGAGAAAGTATTTGTGAATCAAGCAACACAAGTTAACGCATGGGATAAATTGTTGATCACAAACGGCGAGAAGATAGTGACGCTGAATCAAGAAGTCGAAAGAGTGAAAATTGAACAGCAACAATTAGAACATGAGCTGGATTATGTT GTTGGCCAACAGAAGGAGTTACAAGAGTGCTTGGTGCCGTTAGAGAAGGAGCTGGCGTCTCTTTCCGTCTCGGACTCCGATCGGGAGTACACTTATCGCTTGTCGGAGAATCTTGATACTCAATTGAAACGTATGTCCGAAGATTTGAAGGAGATAATAGAACACTTGAACGAGGCGAATCGCGCCCAAGACTCTAGCGATCCCATCGTCCAAATCGGGAAGATCTTGAACGCGCACATGAACAGTTTACAATGGTTGGATCAACAGACAGCCCTGCTGAGCCAGAAGATACAGCAGATCGATCagatgcatcaaagttttagaCAAGAAAGCGAACAAAACTTGCACCTAGCGTATAATTAA
- the LOC105280380 gene encoding uncharacterized protein LOC105280380 — protein MEDLVASVEGDYLEDPTKYVVREMEPGPYYGSDEEEILPHVASLSMHPRPDMLSTVPPGVKQGDIIIPAQYIYDKLNSIEKKIDSVMSSLSDIEKRQQATHDMMIILQRSLPRYTTPAISQHRYPIIERRLQ, from the exons atggaAGATTTGGTGGCCTCAGTCGAAGGTGATTATCTGGAAGATCCAACAAAATac gtCGTACGAGAAATGGAGCCGGGACCATATTATGGATCTGATGAAGAAGAGATCCTACCACATGTAGCCTCATTATCGATGCATCCAAGACCAGATATGCTTTCAACTGTTCCACCGGGGGTTAAACAAGGAGACATTATAATTCCAGCCCAATACATATATGATAAACTAAATAGTATTGAAAAGAAGATAGACTCTGTTATGAGTAGTCTTTCAGATATTGAAAAACGACAACAGGCTACACATGATATGATGATCATCCTACAACGCTCGCTTCCTCGTTACACTACTCCAGCTATTTCTCAACATCGTTATCCTATAATCGAGCGTCGcctacaataa
- the LOC105280381 gene encoding hamartin isoform X2 has protein sequence MSVGLAGVADLFHLLESNKIGEVEEIKKVFHDHFLCTKDNWLVNGLFDYYLSTTSLRTAEVLAGVRDPHDKHLLDRLSDLLSKSGNSGQRIQALTLLGHIARRQPTWLYKLANHALFRDLLRLLKVEADVLPLMSALLLLVMLLPMLPAALGPYLPEIFEVFGRLASYYHHQSSLLSPSTPFTSTTVPNVIDKDHLYLIHLQVGLYSLFHRLYAMYPCNFISYLKQQYVQRDQLATFTHTIRPMLDSVRMHPLLVTASKDAEISATRWKKMEHHDIVIECGRFTLDKCREEILSVVNSRCTPPLDQSSVSCAPINICGGVTTTEIRNGEDDTFWSPSMAVPPHSPSFQNASHEPRSAPPTPNNNRSGTSPPEAAIEATPETTPVKDLRKLSRQVSSGSGAVRALNVLGNGASSRPSTPTIHIDAPINSSGIVVRSADTAVNTHGFFSHRINKIMTDRQSVQQSQKLVISSEENGRLLDMDISQNGKNDCWQEDQEVLEIVSSHGNGAVEMPKYVVPQFAEARNEKNAYGIFADLSQKIYQLRLYSQRHVPPERSNSNVLRKIQRSKSCPEMAVQKKCSSEDTAEQVKLRRARICEDIGTQTCDLFPYEHLLLGMLDQSSQNFSQEASDSRLSPISMLDRYIEACTRANNFSSNNSKTRPHNARQKEKKRAEDDGEEDGGDDDVDSTCANQLLQLMQMQLQFERQRREIHAERNRRLLGKLRDSRASEEHNLALTDRLKMIEKEAEELKVQLEHNKKETHQAEEQYKEAMHHWQAKCIEEQQQSYTLKDRLECLELELKSEQKKAAETQQQLRSTEAELFNAGQQLKAALKAADRGKELERILDTMQKKFVLLGEAQLRLEENTGTFSPTFKQEATQLQKSYTEEVNNTRRQLDSRTSHLEALKARLSELENKEARKEAQLVDLQRLLQETKEQHAFELEAVESKYRAQVEINLLLEGRILELHGKLETVTCVNASPMANPASSASPKERSPPLSTSLASSSEGSLAFIHSGAGIIMNDCCDTATGEISNLQAMIEPVPSNSRAIPPSRFVSQRSLKQD, from the exons ATGAGCGTCGGTCTCGCGGGTGTCGCCGATCTGTTCCATCTATTAGAATCTAATAAGATCGGGGAGGTTGAGGAGATCAAGAAAGTATTCCATGATCATTTCTTATGCA CAAAGGACAATTGGTTGGTAAATGGATTATTCGATTATTATCTGTCCACAACTTCCTTAAGGACTGCCGAAGTATTGGCTGGAGTCCGGGATCCGCACGACAAACACCTATTGGATCGTTTATCAGATCTACTTTCAAAATCTGGCAATAGTGGACAGAGAATTCAGGCACTCACACTGCTTGGGCATATAGCCAGACGTCAACCTACTTGGTTATACAAACTAGCCAATCATGCTTTATTCAGAGATCTACTCAGATTACTTAAG GTGGAGGCAGATGTGTTACCACTTATGAGCGCCCTTCTTCTGTTAGTAATGTTGTTACCAATGTTACCTGCTGCTCTAGGGCCATACCTACCAGAAATATTTGAGGTATTCGGCCGTCTGGCTtcttattatcatcatcagtCGTCCTTACTTTCTCCTTCTACCCCTTTCACCTCGACCACAGTACCAAATGTCATTGATAAGGACCACTTGTACCTCATACATTTGCAG GTAGGATTATACAGCTTGTTTCATAGACTGTATGCAATGTACCCttgcaattttatatcatatctGAAACAACAATACGTTCAGCGCGATCAATTGGCTACGTTTACTCATACCATTAGGCCCATGTTGGACTCTGTGCGTATGCACCCTTTACTTGTTACAGCGTCCAAGGATGCGGAAATTTCAGCCACTAG GTGGAAGAAGATGGAGCATCACGATATTGTGATAGAATGCGGCCGCTTTACATTAGACAAATGTCGAGAAGAGATATTAAGCGTAGTTAATTCTCGGTGCACTCCACCTCTAG ATCAATCTTCCGTCAGCTGCGCACCGATCAACATTTGCGGCGGAGTAACGACTACGGAGATTAGGAACGGGGAGGACGATACATTCTGGTCACCGAGCATGGCAGTGCCGCCGCATAGTCCGTCATTTCAAAACGCATCTCATGAGCCACGCTCAGCCCCGCCGACGCCTAATAACAATAGGAGCGGTACTTCCCCGCCCGAGGCGGCAATCGAGGCCACCCCTGAAACAACTCCTGTTAAG GATCTACGAAAGTTATCGAGACAAGTGTCCTCGGGGTCCGGCGCAGTGCGCGCTCTGAACGTATTGGGCAACGGTGCATCTTCCCGGCCGTCGACGCCCACTATACACATCGACGCTCCTATAAACTCCTCTGGTATTGTAGTGAGAAGCGCGGATACTGCGGTGAATACACACGGATTTTTTTCgcatagaattaataaaattatgacgGACAGACAAAGTGTTCAACAGTCGCAAAAATTAGTGATTAGCAGCGAGGAGAACGGAAGGCTCTTGGACATGGACATAAGTCAGAATGGGAAGAACGATTGTTGGCAGGAGGATCAAGAG GTGTTGGAGATTGTCAGCTCGCATGGTAACGGTGCGGTTGAGATGCCCAAGTATGTTGTACCACAGTTCGCGGAGGCGCGAAACGAGAAGAACGCGTACGGCATTTTCGCCGATCTGTCGCAAAAGATTTATCAGTTGCGGTTGTACTCCCAGCGTCACGTTCCACCGGAACGCTCCAACTCAAACGTGTTGCGCAAG ATCCAACGCTCTAAATCTTGCCCGGAAATGGCAGTGCAGAAAAAATGCAGCAGCGAGGACACAGCGGAGCAAGTGAAGTTGAGAAGGGCGAGAATATGCGAGGATATTGGCACTCAGACGTGCGATTTGTTTCCGTACGAGCACTTGCTGCTGGGAATGTTGGATCAAAGTAGCCAAAACTTTAGCCAAGAGGCTTCCGATTCAAGACTGTCGCCGATCAGCATGCTCGATCGGTATATCGAGGCTTGCACAAGAGCGAACAATTTTTCTAGCAACAACAGCAAAACAA GACCACACAATGCCAggcagaaagaaaagaagagagcggAGGATGATGGAGAGGAAGACGGAGGAGACGACGATGTGGACTCAACCTGCGCTAACCAGTTACTTCAGCTTATGCAAATGCAATTACAATTCGAGCGGCAACGGCGAGAAATACATGCTGAACGTAATCGTCGTCTGCTCGGTAAATTGAGGGATTCGCGAGCCTCGGAAGAGCATAATCTCGCTTTG ACTGACCGTCTGAAGATGATAGAGAAAGAAGCAGAGGAATTGAAAGTGCAATTGGAACACAACAAGAAGGAGACGCATCAAGCCGAAGAACAATATAAAGAAGCTATGCATCATTGGCAAGCTAAA TGTATCGAAGAACAACAACAGAGCTACACGCTCAAAGATCGTTTGGAGTGTCTCGAGTTGGAATTAAAGAGCGAGCAAAAGAAGGCGGCTGAAACACAGCAGCAGCTCCGCTCGACGGAAGCGGAGCTTTTCAACGCGGGACAACAACTTAAGGCGGCGTTAAAAGCCGCGGATCGTGGGAAAGAGCTGGAGCGCATCTTGGATACTATGCAGAAGAAATTCGTGCTTCTAGGAGAG GCTCAATTAAGACTAGAAGAAAACACAGGTACATTTTCACCAACGTTTAAGCAAGAAGCGACGCAGCTTCAGAAGTCGTATACAGAAGAAGTGAATA ATACTCGCCGACAATTGGACTCACGAACGTCGCATCTGGAAGCGCTAAAGGCGCGCTTGAGCGAGCTAGAGAATAAGGAAGCGCGCAAGGAGGCGCAGCTGGTGGATCTGCAACGGCTCCTACAGGAAACCAAGGAGCAGCACGCGTTTGAGCTGGAAGCTGTCGAATCAAAATATCGAGCGCAAGTGGAGATTAATCTGCTCTTGGAGGGCCGTATTCTGGAGCTGCACGGTAAACTGGAGACGGTAACGTGCGTCAACGCCTCACCCATGGCCAATCCCGCCTCCTCGGCATCGCCTAAGGAACGATCTCCGCCTCTGTCGACCAGCTTAGCGTCGTCCAGCGAAGGCAGCCTCGCGTTTATCCATTCGGGCGCCGGGATAATTATGAACGACTGCTGCGATACCGCGACCGGCGAGATCTCCAACCTACAGGCCATGATAGAACCCGTACCAAGTAATAGTCGAGCCATCCCGCCATCGCGTTTCGTCTCTCAACGATCACTGAAGCAAGACTAA
- the LOC105280381 gene encoding hamartin isoform X1: MSVGLAGVADLFHLLESNKIGEVEEIKKVFHDHFLCTKDNWLVNGLFDYYLSTTSLRTAEVLAGVRDPHDKHLLDRLSDLLSKSGNSGQRIQALTLLGHIARRQPTWLYKLANHALFRDLLRLLKVEADVLPLMSALLLLVMLLPMLPAALGPYLPEIFEVFGRLASYYHHQSSLLSPSTPFTSTTVPNVIDKDHLYLIHLQVGLYSLFHRLYAMYPCNFISYLKQQYVQRDQLATFTHTIRPMLDSVRMHPLLVTASKDAEISATRWKKMEHHDIVIECGRFTLDKCREEILSVVNSRCTPPLVADQSSVSCAPINICGGVTTTEIRNGEDDTFWSPSMAVPPHSPSFQNASHEPRSAPPTPNNNRSGTSPPEAAIEATPETTPVKDLRKLSRQVSSGSGAVRALNVLGNGASSRPSTPTIHIDAPINSSGIVVRSADTAVNTHGFFSHRINKIMTDRQSVQQSQKLVISSEENGRLLDMDISQNGKNDCWQEDQEVLEIVSSHGNGAVEMPKYVVPQFAEARNEKNAYGIFADLSQKIYQLRLYSQRHVPPERSNSNVLRKIQRSKSCPEMAVQKKCSSEDTAEQVKLRRARICEDIGTQTCDLFPYEHLLLGMLDQSSQNFSQEASDSRLSPISMLDRYIEACTRANNFSSNNSKTRPHNARQKEKKRAEDDGEEDGGDDDVDSTCANQLLQLMQMQLQFERQRREIHAERNRRLLGKLRDSRASEEHNLALTDRLKMIEKEAEELKVQLEHNKKETHQAEEQYKEAMHHWQAKCIEEQQQSYTLKDRLECLELELKSEQKKAAETQQQLRSTEAELFNAGQQLKAALKAADRGKELERILDTMQKKFVLLGEAQLRLEENTGTFSPTFKQEATQLQKSYTEEVNNTRRQLDSRTSHLEALKARLSELENKEARKEAQLVDLQRLLQETKEQHAFELEAVESKYRAQVEINLLLEGRILELHGKLETVTCVNASPMANPASSASPKERSPPLSTSLASSSEGSLAFIHSGAGIIMNDCCDTATGEISNLQAMIEPVPSNSRAIPPSRFVSQRSLKQD, from the exons ATGAGCGTCGGTCTCGCGGGTGTCGCCGATCTGTTCCATCTATTAGAATCTAATAAGATCGGGGAGGTTGAGGAGATCAAGAAAGTATTCCATGATCATTTCTTATGCA CAAAGGACAATTGGTTGGTAAATGGATTATTCGATTATTATCTGTCCACAACTTCCTTAAGGACTGCCGAAGTATTGGCTGGAGTCCGGGATCCGCACGACAAACACCTATTGGATCGTTTATCAGATCTACTTTCAAAATCTGGCAATAGTGGACAGAGAATTCAGGCACTCACACTGCTTGGGCATATAGCCAGACGTCAACCTACTTGGTTATACAAACTAGCCAATCATGCTTTATTCAGAGATCTACTCAGATTACTTAAG GTGGAGGCAGATGTGTTACCACTTATGAGCGCCCTTCTTCTGTTAGTAATGTTGTTACCAATGTTACCTGCTGCTCTAGGGCCATACCTACCAGAAATATTTGAGGTATTCGGCCGTCTGGCTtcttattatcatcatcagtCGTCCTTACTTTCTCCTTCTACCCCTTTCACCTCGACCACAGTACCAAATGTCATTGATAAGGACCACTTGTACCTCATACATTTGCAG GTAGGATTATACAGCTTGTTTCATAGACTGTATGCAATGTACCCttgcaattttatatcatatctGAAACAACAATACGTTCAGCGCGATCAATTGGCTACGTTTACTCATACCATTAGGCCCATGTTGGACTCTGTGCGTATGCACCCTTTACTTGTTACAGCGTCCAAGGATGCGGAAATTTCAGCCACTAG GTGGAAGAAGATGGAGCATCACGATATTGTGATAGAATGCGGCCGCTTTACATTAGACAAATGTCGAGAAGAGATATTAAGCGTAGTTAATTCTCGGTGCACTCCACCTCTAG TTGCAGATCAATCTTCCGTCAGCTGCGCACCGATCAACATTTGCGGCGGAGTAACGACTACGGAGATTAGGAACGGGGAGGACGATACATTCTGGTCACCGAGCATGGCAGTGCCGCCGCATAGTCCGTCATTTCAAAACGCATCTCATGAGCCACGCTCAGCCCCGCCGACGCCTAATAACAATAGGAGCGGTACTTCCCCGCCCGAGGCGGCAATCGAGGCCACCCCTGAAACAACTCCTGTTAAG GATCTACGAAAGTTATCGAGACAAGTGTCCTCGGGGTCCGGCGCAGTGCGCGCTCTGAACGTATTGGGCAACGGTGCATCTTCCCGGCCGTCGACGCCCACTATACACATCGACGCTCCTATAAACTCCTCTGGTATTGTAGTGAGAAGCGCGGATACTGCGGTGAATACACACGGATTTTTTTCgcatagaattaataaaattatgacgGACAGACAAAGTGTTCAACAGTCGCAAAAATTAGTGATTAGCAGCGAGGAGAACGGAAGGCTCTTGGACATGGACATAAGTCAGAATGGGAAGAACGATTGTTGGCAGGAGGATCAAGAG GTGTTGGAGATTGTCAGCTCGCATGGTAACGGTGCGGTTGAGATGCCCAAGTATGTTGTACCACAGTTCGCGGAGGCGCGAAACGAGAAGAACGCGTACGGCATTTTCGCCGATCTGTCGCAAAAGATTTATCAGTTGCGGTTGTACTCCCAGCGTCACGTTCCACCGGAACGCTCCAACTCAAACGTGTTGCGCAAG ATCCAACGCTCTAAATCTTGCCCGGAAATGGCAGTGCAGAAAAAATGCAGCAGCGAGGACACAGCGGAGCAAGTGAAGTTGAGAAGGGCGAGAATATGCGAGGATATTGGCACTCAGACGTGCGATTTGTTTCCGTACGAGCACTTGCTGCTGGGAATGTTGGATCAAAGTAGCCAAAACTTTAGCCAAGAGGCTTCCGATTCAAGACTGTCGCCGATCAGCATGCTCGATCGGTATATCGAGGCTTGCACAAGAGCGAACAATTTTTCTAGCAACAACAGCAAAACAA GACCACACAATGCCAggcagaaagaaaagaagagagcggAGGATGATGGAGAGGAAGACGGAGGAGACGACGATGTGGACTCAACCTGCGCTAACCAGTTACTTCAGCTTATGCAAATGCAATTACAATTCGAGCGGCAACGGCGAGAAATACATGCTGAACGTAATCGTCGTCTGCTCGGTAAATTGAGGGATTCGCGAGCCTCGGAAGAGCATAATCTCGCTTTG ACTGACCGTCTGAAGATGATAGAGAAAGAAGCAGAGGAATTGAAAGTGCAATTGGAACACAACAAGAAGGAGACGCATCAAGCCGAAGAACAATATAAAGAAGCTATGCATCATTGGCAAGCTAAA TGTATCGAAGAACAACAACAGAGCTACACGCTCAAAGATCGTTTGGAGTGTCTCGAGTTGGAATTAAAGAGCGAGCAAAAGAAGGCGGCTGAAACACAGCAGCAGCTCCGCTCGACGGAAGCGGAGCTTTTCAACGCGGGACAACAACTTAAGGCGGCGTTAAAAGCCGCGGATCGTGGGAAAGAGCTGGAGCGCATCTTGGATACTATGCAGAAGAAATTCGTGCTTCTAGGAGAG GCTCAATTAAGACTAGAAGAAAACACAGGTACATTTTCACCAACGTTTAAGCAAGAAGCGACGCAGCTTCAGAAGTCGTATACAGAAGAAGTGAATA ATACTCGCCGACAATTGGACTCACGAACGTCGCATCTGGAAGCGCTAAAGGCGCGCTTGAGCGAGCTAGAGAATAAGGAAGCGCGCAAGGAGGCGCAGCTGGTGGATCTGCAACGGCTCCTACAGGAAACCAAGGAGCAGCACGCGTTTGAGCTGGAAGCTGTCGAATCAAAATATCGAGCGCAAGTGGAGATTAATCTGCTCTTGGAGGGCCGTATTCTGGAGCTGCACGGTAAACTGGAGACGGTAACGTGCGTCAACGCCTCACCCATGGCCAATCCCGCCTCCTCGGCATCGCCTAAGGAACGATCTCCGCCTCTGTCGACCAGCTTAGCGTCGTCCAGCGAAGGCAGCCTCGCGTTTATCCATTCGGGCGCCGGGATAATTATGAACGACTGCTGCGATACCGCGACCGGCGAGATCTCCAACCTACAGGCCATGATAGAACCCGTACCAAGTAATAGTCGAGCCATCCCGCCATCGCGTTTCGTCTCTCAACGATCACTGAAGCAAGACTAA